TGTTGAAAAGAATGAAGATTTAAGGTTTAACCACTGAAACCAAGGGCTACCTCCATGTCACACTTATAGTCAAAAATTGTACTGTTGTTATCTGTCTAGGTTCTCAGCAACtagacttggttgaagatcatAAAGATCAGAAGGGGTGAAATGTCTTTAAGATCtacaaccaagtccagttgcctttgaatataaagttgttgtgtttgtcttgtttgtcttGTTCTATCTCTCAAGCTCAACGCAGTCACAGCAGACTGCTGTTCataatgagtctggttctgatggaggtttctgcctcttagggcgcggtcacactggccatctgtaccgtgttgtactcaagcacgattgcccccccccccactgtgtCATTCCcacaggactaaccgtgcctgaaagcacggttacctcttgtacataacgtcgtaatacaacacatgcacactttatgttattatgaagcgtgctcagtttacaaacaggtggacgagagagagagagagagagagagagagagagagagagagaaaaagagacgcgcagtcgagtccgcgtctgcacatcagagaaaaacacagagagcatgacagctactttacttactttgcagcttattttaagccattttaatcagacacaacaataaataaattaaaaaataaaatagacgcgcacggtacggatggccagtgtgaccgtgcccttaaaggcagtttttttccttgccactgtaactgtgctaaatgttgccaagtgctGTGCTTATGGGGGATTAATGTTGGGACCCTGTAAATGATATAAGAAAGAGCACGGTCTAGACATGCTATTTGTGTAAGGTTTTCTATGAATTtccactatacaaataaaaactaattGATGGATTGATAGTCTTTCATTGGAACTTCCTTGGACTGTTTCCTTGTTTCTAAAGTTCTTATTCTCTTGACTTAGTCTCTTGACATACAATTTGGGCTTTTAAACAATAGCATAACTTAAGACTTGGTCACACTTGCTGTGATTTACTTATTATTGTATAACATATTAAGAAAATTGTCTGACGTTCGAAAGAAATCAAAAAATGCCTACTAGGTAAAGGTCGAAATGTATTTAATCTAGGATCAAACTTGATCACTATGaagaaactttaaaacattGTGTCCAAAAATATCCAGAATATCGTACCTGTTGAAGCTCGTACTCAGTTGAAAAGCGCTTGGTGACTCCGTTGATGAGGTTGGAGAAGGAGAATGAGCCGCCACCATACCTGTAAATAAAGCACAGCGTATAATCAGGACCATTTGTATGAATTTTAGAGTGAGACTGAATACTTTTTCCTGTATGTCAATGGATTTTCAACTGTGAGATAAAAACTGAGTTCTAGCCAGGGGTTGGTCATTAAAACTATTTTGTTTTCTAGACCTATGTTTATACTATTCTGTTTGAAATATCAGCTTTTTAAATATCTAGTTTCCCCTgccttcatttcatttaaatgctgCTGTTCTGGCCCTTTCCCTTTCCGTATATCCATCACACTCCTTTTGCAGTTACATTACATTCACCATTTTATGTGTCATCAGCTGTGACCACCCTAGTATTAGGTCTTCATGTTTGGATAAATCCCACTGCTGCTCAGGGTGGATGCCAATCGATTACAAAATCCAACCATAGTGTAATTGTCAAAGAGGTGATAAATACTTCTTAATCATGATAAAActtttgatatatttatttcttataaCACACAGGACCTTTTATATGCTCTGTCTGTCAACGTTTATGAGAGGGACCAAAGGCCATCTGAGGCAGAGTTTGAATTACATGCCAATGTCTGGTCAATAAAAGTCAGTTTGTCAGTTATAAAAGACTAAACTGTAAAGCTTGCCATTATGTGATTATATGACTCCATGATGTGACAGTGCTACAGTTTGGCATGTGAAAATCAAAATTCAAAGAGTTTTGTTATGTAAGCACAGAATATGTCTATATTCATGAGAACCTTTTACATGGAACTGTAAAGGCCATGCATTTTCAAAGTGGAAAAACTGTGTTGGGAAGAAAACTTGAAGAAAAGACTGAGTTATAGACTTATCCCATGCCCTTCACCCTTTAGCAGTAGTTAGCACTTGTAAGATGTTTGGTTATACTTACTGAGTGAAAATATATGTCCAACGAGACCTGACAAAGTCCCAGGCCAGGGACTGACCAACAACATTGCCAGCAATGTAGACAATGGTGGAGGTGGCATCCTGCTTCCGGATCATGTTCGTATCCAGAGTGTACTCCAGATACCTAAAAATGGTGAGTGTGTACTAGTCAGTGATTGTCAGTTATTTTTGTAGCAAATTGTGAAATGGTATTAACAGACCTGTTGAGAAGCCAGGGCTGCTTTGTGCAAGCCAGAGCATAACGGAGTTTATCAGCTTCAATAGCAATGCTGGCGTCCTTAAACTGGGACCAAGCAAACTCCCACTCAGCAGCATCACCTGCTGCTATGGCATTACAGTACACAGTGGAACGCAGGTTGGGATGGATCCTAAAGAATAATGACATCTTTAGAGGTCAGGAAATCATGATGATGGAAAGGTGATTGTACATAAAGCTCAAATTCTGCTATACAGTCTACTGTTGTGTTCAGGGTTTGCAAATCTCCCAAAGATTAGGTTAGAAATCACCTAGAGAGTGTTATAATCATGATCATTTCACTTCTTTCCAACTGATCCGCAATTGAAAAGATACTGGTAAGTGAAAAGGGAAATCCAGCCATATTTGAAGGTAGTGTAAACAGCCACAGATAGAGAGCTGACATGAGCATTGAACCACTAAAAGTAATTGAAATTACTGTTAGTTAAGAATTTACACCTTTCATCCTGTTTAAAAACTCTATCAAATGTTAATGTTACAAATGCTATACTAACTTTGCTAACTGTGATATAAGATCTAAAGTGGTAAAATGCCAATAATTACCAGGATAACTATGGGTTAAAAAATATGTCTGGTAAACTTGAAACTTAAACATCACCGGAATTCAGCTAAAAGCCTGCTAGCTTGTAATAGATTGTAATCtgtattcctttttttatatatttacataaaaaaattgCAATCCATGTGAAAGCAGTGGTATCACCATGATTTATCAGATTCCTAACCTTCATAGGACTTATAAACAGCAACACCCCAGTGCAACTTCAAACAGTGTTGAAGTTTCAAACCCTAAGCATGATGTCACAAACTACGTGTCACAGTGGGAATATGGTCGATTATGTTGATGTTAACACTCACGGGTTGATCTTCGTGTCCATCCATTGCTTGAACCATGTCTTGGCTAGATTTTGGCATTCTTGAAGACCTGATTTGCAAGCCAGGCTGATAGCATTCACCTGGTTATACctggacaaagaaaaaaaaagaaggaacgATTGATGACAGAAGACCACACAAAATAGGTGGTGGTTTGAAACAGTGACGTCAACAGGACTTTCTGAATTGTGCTTTTGGTGAAGCCTTGTGACATTGAGCCTTTTCTAGCAGCAAACTCAGAGATATTTATCTACATTTATATGGTTATTGGGATGTTACCAAACAAAAACGTatatccagatttttttttattaattatttgttCAGGGACAGCGCACAATTAAATGTTATTCCACCAGAGTTAGCTTAAAGCTAATTTGCATCTGTTGTCCCTTAGCAGGTAAACAAATAATACATAGCAGGAAGTACATAAtctaaaataacagaatatgtaaaaaaagtcaaatgtgtaACATTACACTTCATGATATATCACTCAAATTTGAAAGTATAATTTGTTATTGCATCCTTTAAAAAGAATGAGAACATATCATGTCTAAGCGTTTCTGTACTCACTGGTCCATATGTCCAGTGGGTAGTGTCTTCCAGTTGTCAgttattttcttaaagtattcaAACAAAGGGGTGACCTGTTTCTTCAGATATTCCTAAAAAATCAACAAGATAGAGGTAAGGAAGATGGGAAAGAAAGTGaactatttgtgtttttgctcttttgacTTTCATGGTGTTTTATAGGTGGAGAAAATGCACACCTGCATGACACCATAAACCTCGTTGCGGTCAAACATGAGGTCGAAGAAGTCCAGGCTTCCCAGGGCTGAATCCCATGGCATATATTCCCTCTCTAGGCTCAGGTACTTGGTAGTTCTGAGGGCCAGCACTGTTGGAATGATCTTTGCCCTTTGGGATCAAACAATTGGGAAAATTTAAGGTATATTCTAAACTTGCTCATAATGatcatcatcaaatattttcagaGTGGCAAAATAGTTGTGTGACTTTACTTTAGCAAAGATGTTCTTAACCCTGTTCATGAATGTTTAGAAGATATGACTGCCTACAACAAATTTAATGAGTCTTAATGTTTTGCAGAAAATTCCTGTTGACTTAATTTTTCTACACCTCAGTCACCTCAAGGCCAAATTGTCCAAATTGTTAGCTTTTGCTTGATCAGATAAAGTCttactttaagaaaatgaaaagttgaTTGACTTTGCCCACCTTTAGTATTGGCATACAGCATTGAAGAACTTAATTATAGTTTTAAAATAGGGATCAGAACAATAGGTCAACTTTAAAGTGGCCCTACTCTGTATTTGCCCTACTATTCAGTGtcaaaataatttcaaaactgatccagattacattttttgatcACCAACACAAAATGGATAACCTGcttatagatttaaaaaatgggtTTGCAAGTTCAGAACCTTCTTTTCTATAAACTACTAATCTACCCTTCATACTGTGGAAGAGGAACTCACCTGGCCAAGTTGAAGGCATCATCGATCAACTGAGCTCTGTTGATCACTGGAATAAGCTATAATAAAAGCAAATTATCACCATTACTATGATTAAAACAACTCAGATTTATCATTTTAGGAAAATAGAGATCACTCAGATTATATATCGTCAATCATCAGACAGCTGTCTCACCTGATGGTTATTGGTCAATGTTGTCAGGAGTTTCTCCCAGTTGGCTTCATCATAGTTGACTCTGTAGTAACCTGACACGTTGTGGTTGGCAAGCACCCAGTCAGCTTCTGATACTTTCATTTTGTCAATTGTGGCTACAGAAGAAAGTAGGTGGAGGAGTTACTCATTATTGTTGAAAATATGACTAAACAATGTTAAAGCTAAACACAAAAAAGTTATATGCTTTTACatacattttgactgtttttcttaatttaagtttagacaaaatgttttcactgaaaaaacgtgttttacattttcacaactTGATTTTAATGCAAACAAATACTGTTGTGCTTTCAGCCAAAGTAATGTGAAAAGAAAGACGATGCTGCACCTTTGACCAGCTCATTTCACTTTGAGAAACTCCCAGACAGCTCAGTCTGTAATTTGCGTCTTGTggcatcaaacatttacattttttaccgTTTCTTATACTATTAACATTTACCTTTTTCATCTGTAGCAAGTTCCTTTTTCCTTATTTAAGTCAGTGTCTTAACTTTCAATCTACCAGAAGATCCTTacttctttcaaaataaaagcaggttttcattcaaaacaggaagtagagtACCCTTAGCTAagaacagtaaaaaaagaataataataaaagcatGAGAAAAAACTGTTCTGATATGATGAATCGCCACTGACTGAACTCTAATGACAGGATACGATAGGATACAACATCATGTTTCCCCATAGCAGTAACAACAATCATTATGTCTACAATGATAGTAATAATTTAATTCATCATCACACTCTCCCATGCTAGGTTTGGTCATCTTACTTGAATTTTGATTGAGCCACTCTGATACCTGGTCTGCACCAGTCTTCATCCACTTAATTGGAACAATCCATTCATAGCTGTGGAATAAACTACTTTATTATCAATTGAACATACAATTTGCTTTTTTGTGTCTTAAGTGTATCAGGAGTAGAACTTGAAATACAATGTAGTGAGGGTAACTGTAATGTTGTATATGATGAGAAGGTTGTATTgctgtatattatatatatcagTAGTAACATTTAGAGAAAAGACCCAAAATAACAAATGTATTGATGCAAAGGAAGGGAAGAACAACTTAATGGCACATACTTGTAAACAGAAGGAGTGGTGACCTCAGAATCTGGATCTAAGAGGAAGTGCTGCTGGGATACAACCCCAGTGGTTGTATTGATTGTTACCACAGGAAAGCCCATTTGCAGAACCCAGGTGTTCATGATCTCATGGACTGTGCCAGGAAGTGAAATGCCACTCCCACTGACAGCCTGTGGATGcagagaaaaagtaaaaataaaatgtaaaagtttgcTGAAAGATACTGGACATTCTTTTGATTAATCcacattttaagactttttagAAAGGGCCATGCCTTTTCCAGATGGTTCCACAGATCTGTGTAGACTGCATTCCCAAATTGAAATTCCTTCAGGTAGCTCTGCAGGGttaacaaagaaacaagagacaTTGATGAGTTTTCTTTTGTTCCATGGGTTCTGTCAAAATGTTGTGGTAAAGCTTTGAACTgccctaaaaaaaacagaataaactCTATAATGAACCCTAAATAAAGTATGAGCAAATCCAACCAGTCCAGCCCAACCCCTTTAATTTTTAACaaattttgtttgaaaaatgttggTCAGTAAAagatagaacagctgaagagagacaataAAGTCAGGTGTGTTTAAGTGAAAGGGAGGAAATAGCCCCAGGATTGGCATCAAACCCAAGTGGCTTATAATGGTAAGTGCATCTCTATCACTAGAGTGAACCGCTAATTTccttatactgtatatcctTTCAACTGTGATTGCCTTCCTGAACTCTCTAGGCTCTGCTAACTATGGCACTTTTGATCGTGTAAGATTACCAGCCATGTAATCATAAAAGTCTTTCCTGGGCTGTGGAAAAATAGTCACTTGGTTGAATAGTGTTGTCTGGCTTAAAAGGATATACCCAAATTTTGGTGAAACAGACGATATCACAGCTTCTAACAACCCGCTGGACGCTAATGCAGGTAATGTGAACAGGTATTCCAGGAATAAGCCAAACCCCAGCCAAACTAAAGACATAACAGCTCCCAATGAAGAGCTGGAAACAGTGTCAGACAAAGAAGCCTCCCCTTCCCTAATACAAGGCATGTAAGAGATTATCCGTGAAGACAAGACCACCTCGCACTCCAGTATTCTACTCTGGAATTCCAGTATTTTGATATATATTGCTGAAAGTACAGGTACTTCTTAAAACTGTAACCATAGCATAGCCAGGTTGAGAGGTTGCAAATTGGTATGCTGTCCTGATTACAGACTCGTAGTCATATGTCTATATTGTCTTTATCTTTTCATAAAAGAATAACCAATATAATAAAGCAAATTCATAAATCAAGCATAGCTGTTTCAGAGTCAACTGTTGATATTAGCAACCTGCGTTAGACTGATTAAAGCTACTGACAACCCAAATCTGACAAAGATACAATACACAAGGTTCTTTGCTGTTCCCAATGAAAGGGGAAGATCCACGTCAGCATGTATTATTTTTTCAGGCAACCAATACATATCTCCATAAAGTGCCTACCTGAAGTCCCTTTGTGAAGACTGGTTCTGTCAGGAAATCGGACAACATCCTCAGAACAGATGCTCCCTGAGAATGGGCAAAACAAATTGTAATGTTAAAACATTGGATTGATCTTGGAATCAGAGATGGGAAAAGTGTTCTGCTGCGTTTTAGCCCAGAGTGTATTCGGTTACCTTGCTGTATGAGATGGCATCGAAAAGCTCACTAATCTGTTCTGGTTTCTGGATGTCCTCTTCTTTTGAGGACAAAGGGTGAGAAGATGCCAGGGCATCGATGGCAAACACCCTGTGGACGTCGTTGAGCACGATGAGGTCTTtctattagaaaaaaataaaacagcatcaAGACAACTTGCATGTTGCCTTCCATTATCATCCTTCATTGCTGCTCTTTATTGGTTCTGGAGGCCATAAGGTGCAGGAGAAAACCTTACCACGTTCCAATCAGGTTCAGCTTCATCTGCTCCAAGGTACTCGACATAGGATGCAAAGCCTTCATTCAGCCACAAGTCATTCCACCACCTCAGGGTCACCAGATTACCAAACCACTGAAAGGAACAGCACAGAGTAAAGATGTGATGCATATGCCAAGctaaactaaaaacaaaagtaaatattttcagAATGTTAATGCAGAATGAAGATTTGGATATGAGACATAAACAAGACAAGGCTTTGACTCTGCTTCTATGAGGCTTGGTACACTTCTTGATTTAGGTCCTAAGAATTTTGTTTAGTGATTTTCAATTTGAGACCCTAAGAGTAAAGAGTATACAggtatttatgttttttcctTCAAGTTACAAAGAAACCAGTTTCCTGTCTCAATTATGCAGGGATATATGTGACAAAGACTTGAATGTATTGCAATTCAATCAAACCAATGCAAAGTCATACAGAAATTTTAAAATCTCCAAATTGACCTGAAGTTTGCTGGACCTGTGACTTGACTTGGTCATCACCTTTTTAATGTCGGTGCTAGATTTGACTTGGATTTGCCCTTAAGGCCATGTAATTTGACTTTAAACCATTTTTGACAAGACTTGCAAAAGGGTGTTAATTGACTTGATAACCCTGTagcttatgctgcattcatgtggtgtcggaaaCATCGGGAAATCGAGTTTcggagttgtaaaatgcacatgaacacctacTCAAGTTGGAAGAAAAACTCAGAAACTCGGAAAAGAATTAGGGGCCCGACTTCCCAaattgacgtcagaatcgtcatcacgaggggcaaaatatgtatcgttaatgttaacatactttttattaattcacgtattgcacatcaactttttgctcaaatataacttttaacagagacatttcacagatcttcttcgtagcatcaacgctgttttttgctgttgttaaaacattccgactttccgaactgaaatcacgtgaacacactaAAGTTGGAAGAATGACTTCcaaactcggaaacttggaccacccgagcagcacatgaatgcagcattggCACGGACTTGCCCTTGAACACTTGACACTTGAAACATGCTTGGATATGACTTGATATCTTCCCTggaatattttcttatttacatttattcgATATTTATTAAACTCAGCTTAACCTTTTTCTAAAAGGTTATACAGGATCATCTCAACTATATCGTCTTCATTTGTAAATCATTTTTCAAGAAGATTAAACATCTAAAAAGTAAACAGTGAACACCATGTGATAAACATTGTGAAGTGACAGGGTTTGCAACGTTAAACCTTACCATGTGAGCCAGTTCATGAGCAATAATGGTAGCAATTCTCTCCTTGTTGGAGTTGGATGAGTACTCTTCATCATAGAGCAGtgctgtctctctgtatgtgatAAGACCCCAGTTCTCCATGGCTCCAGCGTTGAAGTCTGGTAAAGCTATCTGATCTGCATAAGAAGATACATTATTTGTGATTTATTACCAGTTGAGTTCCTTTTCAACTGCTTATTACACCTAACAGTAGTTTATCTACACCAGTTTTAAACACATGCCGTATAATAAGAAGAGAATGTAGCCACCTTGACATCAACCATCTGTTTGTGGTGTATCATTTTGAAACCTCGAGTTTGGCTTTTGGGAGCCATAATTAACGATATTCAAGTTGATGAAGACTGAGAAGAGCAAATATTGTCAAATGCTAAATATCAAATAACTGTTGCTTTTTTGTTAGCATGGTGCATCTGTTTTATGATTGCTACATTTTCCTAAAGCATGTCAGCTATATC
This genomic interval from Labrus mixtus chromosome 4, fLabMix1.1, whole genome shotgun sequence contains the following:
- the LOC132973118 gene encoding aminopeptidase N-like; this translates as MAKGFFISKTIGIVGAIVGVAAVSTIIALSVVYSQEKAKNNQVSPTDGGTTSKPPVTTSAPSNLPWDKYRLPKSLVPDHYNVTLWPRLTPDDTTGLYIFTGDSSVEFQCDEATDLILIHSNKLNYTKLENDHFATLKSVSGGKVPSVKSSWLKVETQYLVVQLDSKLTKGQTYQLSTKFIGELADDLGGFYRSEYMENGVKKVVATTQMQPTDARKAFPCFDEPAMKAIFHITLIHQDGTVALSNGEEKESSNTTMGGQAVQITVFEPTEKMSTYLLAFIVSDFGFINQTIDGVLIRIFARKPAIDAGQGAYALNKTGPILKYFEKYFSAEYPLPKSDQIALPDFNAGAMENWGLITYRETALLYDEEYSSNSNKERIATIIAHELAHMWFGNLVTLRWWNDLWLNEGFASYVEYLGADEAEPDWNVKDLIVLNDVHRVFAIDALASSHPLSSKEEDIQKPEQISELFDAISYSKGASVLRMLSDFLTEPVFTKGLQSYLKEFQFGNAVYTDLWNHLEKAVSGSGISLPGTVHEIMNTWVLQMGFPVVTINTTTGVVSQQHFLLDPDSEVTTPSVYNYEWIVPIKWMKTGADQVSEWLNQNSTTIDKMKVSEADWVLANHNVSGYYRVNYDEANWEKLLTTLTNNHQLIPVINRAQLIDDAFNLARAKIIPTVLALRTTKYLSLEREYMPWDSALGSLDFFDLMFDRNEVYGVMQEYLKKQVTPLFEYFKKITDNWKTLPTGHMDQYNQVNAISLACKSGLQECQNLAKTWFKQWMDTKINPIHPNLRSTVYCNAIAAGDAAEWEFAWSQFKDASIAIEADKLRYALACTKQPWLLNRYLEYTLDTNMIRKQDATSTIVYIAGNVVGQSLAWDFVRSRWTYIFTQYGGGSFSFSNLINGVTKRFSTEYELQQLKQFKEDNAATGFGSGTLAVDQSIERTIANMKWIAENKQGVLEWFQAEVKP